Proteins encoded in a region of the Misgurnus anguillicaudatus chromosome 9, ASM2758022v2, whole genome shotgun sequence genome:
- the LOC129424191 gene encoding olfactory receptor 52N2-like: MDNLTFRHSVLLLEGLKVPRQSSYAVFIVILVAYVFAMVSNIGLLILISTEKNLHDPMHLLYCNLPLNDILGTTVMFPRLLNDILKETSERYITFAECVTQAYFVHIFIASSHYVLMIMAFDRYVAICNPLRYSAIMTNKMVVKLSTIAWGSAKLVVTILIVLTVRLSHCRYKIENPICDNASLFKLSCEDVSVNNMCGIVYTAIVGFLSVLYIFITYVRIATVCITRKSKALNSKAIKTCSTHLAVYIIMFICGATFIFLHRFPEYSESRKLAGIMLHIVPPGLNPLVYGLQTKEIRDKVVQFWCRKK, translated from the coding sequence ATGGACAACCTGACATTCAGACACAGCGTTCTGTTATTGGAGGGACTCAAAGTCCCACGCCAATCCTCCTAtgctgtttttattgtgattttagtGGCGTATGTGTTTGCAATGGTCTCAAATATTGGACTTTTAATTCTGATCTCAACAGAGAAGAATCTACATGACCCTATGCACCTTCTGTACTGTAATCTACCACTGAATGATATATTAGGAACAACTGTCATGTTTCCACGATTACTAAATGATATTTTAAAGGAAACCTCAGAGCGATATATTACATTTGCTGAATGTGTTACTCAAGCTTATTTTGTACACATATTTATTGCATCAAGCCATTATGTGTTAATGATAATGGCCTTTGATCGATATGTGGCTATATGTAATCCATTACGATATTCAGCTATAATGACAAATAAAATGGTGGTTAAATTATCAACAATAGCCTGGGGGTCAGCAAAACTTGTAGTGACAATTCTGATAGTCCTCACTGTTCGTCTATCTCACTGCAGATATAAAATTGAAAATCCTATCTGTGACAATGCATCACTGTTTAAACTGTCCTGTGAAGATGTGTCTGTTAACAATATGTGTGGTATTGTTTATACTGCGATTGTAGGCTTTCTGTCAgtattgtatatatttataacatATGTCAGAATTGCTACTGTATGCATTACCAGAAAAAGCAAAGCACTCAACAGCAAAGCCATAAAAACCTGCAGTACTCATTTAGCTGTTTATATAATCATGTTTATATGTGGAGCCACTTTTATATTTCTTCACCGCTTTCCGGAATACTCTGAAAGCAGGAAACTAGCTGGTATAATGCTGCATATCGTACCACCAGGATTAAATCCTTTAGTGTATGGTTTACAAACCAAAGAGATAAGAGACAAAGTAGTTCAATTTTGGtgtaggaaaaaataa
- the LOC129424017 gene encoding olfactory receptor 8G17-like, which yields MDNLTFTNSILLVEGLKVTPQSSYPVFILLLLTYAFIMVSNIGLIILISTEKNLHHPMHFLFCNLPLNDMLGTTVILPRLLRDIFRESSERYITYTECVIQAYFVHVFAAACHYVLMIMAFDRYVAICNPLRYSAIMTNKKVIRLSAYAWGVAIFVVTVMLGLTVRLSRCRYKIENPFCDNASLFKLSCEDVSVNNVFGLIYTVILCCVSILYIFITYVKIATVCLTRKSKALNSKAIKTCSTHLAVYLIMYVCGATFITLHRFIEYAENRKLASIMFHIVPPGLNPLVYGLQTKEIREKIIKLCRRKRK from the coding sequence ATGGACAACCTGACATTTACAAACAGCATTCTGCTGGTGGAGGGACTGAAAGTTACACCTCAGTCATCTTATCCTGTTTTTATCCTGCTTCTCTTGACATATGCCTTTATTATGGTATCTAATATTGGACTTATAATTCTTATCTCAACGGAGAAGAACCTGCATCACCCTATGCATTTCTTGTTCTGCAATCTACCACTGAATGATATGCTTGGGACCACTGTTATTTTGCCACGCTTGCTGCGGGATATTTTTAGGGAAAGCTCAGAGCGATATATTACATACACGGAGTGTGTCATTCAAGCATATTTTGTACACGTATTTGCAGCAGCATGCCACTATGTGCTGATGATCATGGCTTTTGACAGATATGTAGCTATATGTAATCCATTACGATATTCAGCTATAATGACAAATAAAAAGGTGATTAGATTATCGGCTTATGCCTGGGGGGTGGCAATATTTGTTGTGACAGTCATGTTAGGTCTCACTGTTCGTCTCTCTCGCTGCAGATATAAAATTGAAAACCCTTTCTGTGACAATGCCTCCCTGTTTAAACTGTCCTGTGAAGATGTGTCTGTTAATAATGTGTTTGGACTTATATATACTGTCATTTTATGCTGCGTGTcaatattgtatatttttataacaTATGTCAAGATTGCTACTGTGTGTCTCACCAGAAAAAGCAAAGCACTCAACAGCAAAGCCATAAAAACCTGCAGCACTCATTTAGCTGTTTATTTAATCATGTATGTATGTGGAGCCACTTTTATTACTTTGCACCGTTTCATTGAATATGCAGAAAATAGGAAACTAGCTAGTATAATGTTTCACATTGTACCACCAGGTTTAAATCCTTTAGTATATGGTTTACAAACCAAAGAGATAAGAGAAAAGATTATTAAACTATGCCGAAGGAAAAGGAAATAA